A region of Aquarana catesbeiana isolate 2022-GZ linkage group LG08, ASM4218655v1, whole genome shotgun sequence DNA encodes the following proteins:
- the LOC141106237 gene encoding pulmonary surfactant-associated protein D-like, with the protein MYILKILNILLLGSSIKAFTTTSTDNGKCEEFTNTCAVITCSSQRSAGLPGRDGRDGKEGPKGEKGDKGQQGSRGSQGPPGKIGPPGAKGDKGSIGQKGEQGVSATSEVDTVKEQLKVFERELHLLQASLNKYNKILLFHGGKQAGDKVFVTNGLEENFENAQKTCKEAGGNLAMPRNAAENSAAQEILQTKGETIKAFLGISDLQVEGIFKYLTGEKITFTNWNLGEPNNSKDNEDCVEIQDNGKWNDIPCNLLRLVICEYQ; encoded by the exons atgtatattttaaagattttaaatattttattacttGGGAGTTCTATAAAGGCTTTTACCACCACTTCAACTGATAATGGTAAATGTGAAGAATTTACCAATACTTGCGCAGTTATCACATGCAGTTCACAAAGGTCCGCTGGATTACCTGGCAGAGATGGGAGAGATGGTAAAGAAGGACCAAAGGGTGAAAAGGGGGACAAAG GACAACAAGGATCTCGGGGCAGTCAGGGACCTCCAGGAAAGATTGGTCCACCAGGAGCAAAAGGTGACAAAGGTTCAATTGGACAAAAAGGAGAACAAGGTGTAAGTGCGACATCAG AGGTTGATACAGTCAAGGAGCAGTTGAAGGTGTTTGAAAGAGAGCTACATCTGCTTCAAGCAAGccttaataaatataataaaa TTCTCCTCTTCCATGGTGGTAAACAAGCTGGTGATAAAGTGTTTGTGACCAATGGTCttgaagaaaattttgaaaatgccCAGAAGACATGTAAAGAAGCTGGAGGAAACTTGGCTATGCCAAGAAATGCAGCAGAAAATAGTGCTGCTCAAGAGATTCTTCAGACTAAGGGAGAGACAATCAAAGCTTTCCTGGGTATATCAGATTTACAGGTTGAAGGGATATTCAAGTACTTGACAGGAGAGAAGATTACGTTTACAAACTGGAACCTAGGAGAGCCAAATAACAGCAAAGATAATGAAGACTGTGTAGAGATCCAGGACAATGGGAAATGGAATGACATTCCATGCAATTTACTGCGACTTGTTATCTGTGAATATCAATAG